A genomic window from Microbacterium sp. H1-D42 includes:
- a CDS encoding homoserine O-acetyltransferase produces MDWQTTSEDTVPSAPVTEADVRLLRARPPATGAWRDGDPAGDRRFTFLGDFRTENGAHLPNTRLAWESWGELNETRDNAILILHALTGDSHVRGDAGAGHPTAGWWQDIVGPGAAIDTDRWFVIAPNMLGGCQGSTGPASIAPDGREWASRFPYLTIRDQVTAQIALADHLGIDRWAAVIGGSMGGMHALEWAVMQPERVERLAVLSSPPVTTADQLALNFVQLETVRMDPRFAGGEYYDAGLGEGPHRGLALARRMALLNYRSPIELNQRFQRSWQSGVSPLGRGGRFAVESYLDFHGNKFTRRFDANSYLTVVEAMNSHDIGRDRGGVEQALHTVTAKTLVLGIDTDRLFPVDGQQRIARSIPNLIDDEAIVLTSDFGHDGFLIETDPVAENLERLLAS; encoded by the coding sequence ATGGACTGGCAGACGACCTCTGAGGACACGGTGCCGTCGGCGCCGGTGACCGAGGCCGACGTGCGTCTGCTGCGCGCCCGCCCACCCGCCACCGGCGCGTGGCGCGACGGCGACCCGGCCGGAGACCGGCGCTTCACGTTCCTCGGCGACTTCCGCACCGAGAACGGCGCGCACCTGCCGAACACCCGCCTCGCGTGGGAGTCCTGGGGCGAGCTGAACGAGACCCGCGACAACGCGATCCTCATCCTGCATGCGCTCACCGGTGACAGTCACGTGCGGGGGGACGCCGGCGCCGGGCATCCGACCGCCGGCTGGTGGCAGGACATCGTCGGACCTGGTGCGGCGATCGACACCGATCGCTGGTTCGTGATCGCGCCGAACATGCTGGGTGGATGCCAGGGATCGACCGGCCCCGCGAGCATCGCCCCCGATGGACGCGAGTGGGCCTCGCGCTTCCCCTATCTGACGATCCGCGACCAGGTGACCGCGCAGATCGCGCTGGCCGATCACCTCGGCATCGACCGCTGGGCGGCCGTGATCGGCGGCTCGATGGGAGGCATGCACGCTCTGGAGTGGGCGGTCATGCAACCGGAGCGCGTCGAGCGCCTTGCGGTGCTCTCCTCTCCCCCCGTCACCACCGCCGACCAACTGGCGCTGAACTTCGTGCAGCTGGAGACCGTCCGCATGGACCCGCGCTTCGCGGGCGGCGAGTACTACGACGCCGGCCTCGGCGAGGGTCCTCATCGCGGGCTCGCTCTTGCCCGCCGCATGGCGCTGCTGAACTACCGCAGCCCGATCGAGCTGAACCAGCGGTTCCAGCGCTCATGGCAGTCCGGAGTGTCTCCGCTCGGTCGCGGCGGCCGCTTCGCGGTCGAGTCCTACCTCGACTTCCATGGCAACAAGTTCACCCGCCGCTTCGACGCGAACAGCTACCTCACCGTCGTCGAGGCCATGAACTCGCACGACATCGGTCGCGACCGCGGCGGCGTCGAGCAGGCCCTGCACACCGTCACCGCGAAGACGCTCGTGCTCGGCATCGACACCGACAGGCTTTTCCCCGTCGACGGGCAGCAGCGCATCGCGCGCAGCATCCCGAACCTGATCGACGATGAGGCGATCGTGCTGACGAGCGACTTCGGTCACGACGGCTTCCTGATCGAGACCGATCCGGTCGCCGAGAACCTCGAACGACTGTTGGCGTCCTGA
- a CDS encoding ADP/ATP-dependent (S)-NAD(P)H-hydrate dehydratase — protein sequence MLREWTRADTIDLLSVPTADDDKYSRGVVALRTGSAEYPGAAVLGVEAAWRSGAGYVRYLGDAVGAVLARRPETVAGADIGDMRAGAWVIGSGSDAAHRSGHEQAVLVRILGGTAPVVVDAGALDLAEGAVAPLVLTPHAGELARLRQLLGLEVVDLSAEQTRVAAVVETAEHVGATVLLKGARSVVAAPRVTPIVVSGAPHWLATAGTGDVLAGILGTMLATNPDRPHSEAAAAAAWLHGYAAALASGTADGGIGHPIVALDVAEALPRAIGELLS from the coding sequence ATGCTGCGGGAGTGGACCAGAGCCGACACGATCGATCTGCTGTCCGTGCCGACGGCGGACGACGACAAGTATTCGCGAGGCGTGGTCGCGCTGCGCACGGGATCCGCAGAGTATCCCGGCGCGGCAGTCCTCGGCGTCGAGGCCGCCTGGCGCAGTGGCGCCGGTTATGTGCGCTACCTCGGCGACGCGGTCGGCGCCGTGCTCGCTCGGCGCCCCGAGACCGTCGCAGGTGCCGACATCGGCGACATGCGCGCGGGGGCATGGGTGATCGGCTCGGGGTCGGATGCTGCGCATCGCAGTGGCCACGAGCAGGCGGTGCTGGTGCGGATTCTGGGCGGCACCGCTCCGGTGGTGGTGGATGCCGGTGCGCTCGACCTCGCCGAGGGTGCGGTTGCTCCACTGGTGCTGACTCCGCACGCGGGGGAGCTGGCGCGCCTTCGACAGCTGCTCGGGCTGGAGGTCGTAGACCTCTCGGCGGAGCAGACGCGGGTCGCGGCGGTCGTGGAGACCGCAGAGCACGTGGGCGCGACCGTGCTGCTGAAGGGCGCGCGCAGCGTGGTCGCGGCTCCGCGCGTGACGCCGATCGTCGTGTCGGGCGCCCCGCACTGGCTCGCCACCGCGGGAACAGGGGACGTGCTCGCCGGCATCCTCGGCACGATGCTGGCGACGAACCCGGACCGCCCGCACTCGGAGGCCGCAGCCGCCGCAGCGTGGCTGCACGGATACGCCGCGGCACTGGCATCCGGAACCGCGGACGGCGGCATCGGGCATCCGATCGTCGCCCTCGACGTCGCCGAGGCGCTGCCCCGCGCCATCGGAGAACTCCTCTCGTGA
- a CDS encoding thiamine-binding protein yields MLVAFSVAPSGTGREDGSVHDAVAAAVRVVRASGLPHRTTSMFTEIEGPDWDTVMAVVKAATEAVAPFGSRVSLVLKADIRPGYAGELDAKLERLEAAIDADDAR; encoded by the coding sequence ATGCTCGTCGCATTCTCTGTCGCCCCATCCGGAACCGGCCGCGAGGACGGCTCGGTGCACGACGCGGTCGCCGCAGCCGTCCGAGTGGTGCGCGCATCCGGCCTGCCGCACCGCACCACCAGCATGTTCACCGAGATCGAGGGTCCGGACTGGGACACCGTGATGGCGGTCGTGAAGGCGGCGACGGAGGCCGTGGCGCCGTTCGGCTCGCGGGTGTCGCTCGTGCTGAAGGCCGATATCCGGCCCGGCTACGCAGGGGAGCTGGATGCCAAGCTCGAGCGCCTCGAGGCGGCGATCGACGCGGACGACGCCCGGTAA
- a CDS encoding hemolysin family protein gives MSDWMGLVWLVILLAGNAFFVGGEFAVISARRSQIEPLADRGSRAAKTALYAMEHATLMLATSQLGITICSLLILNVSEPAIHHLLEIPLHAMGWDESIVSVTSFVITLALVSFLHVVFGEMVPKNLAFSIPDRAVLLLAPPLVWVSRVFRHIIWALNGIANGVLRLFGVEPKNEAASTFTIEEVATIVDRSRREGVLSDASGAVAAAVEFTDKKARDIAVPLAELITLPQTATPDDVEKAVARYGFSRYVIVDAEQNPIGYVHLKDVLRASEGAEATATVDQPLPAKRVHHMVPVHEETDLEDALAAMRRAGRHLAKVRDHSGETTAVLFLEDILEELVGEVQDATRRGYPGR, from the coding sequence GAGCCGCTGGCCGACCGCGGCTCCCGCGCTGCGAAGACCGCCCTGTATGCGATGGAGCACGCCACGCTCATGCTGGCCACATCGCAGCTGGGCATCACGATCTGCTCGCTGCTGATCCTGAATGTCTCGGAGCCGGCGATCCACCACCTGCTCGAGATCCCGCTGCACGCGATGGGCTGGGACGAATCGATCGTCTCGGTCACCTCGTTCGTCATCACGCTCGCCCTGGTGTCGTTCCTGCACGTCGTGTTCGGCGAGATGGTGCCGAAGAACCTCGCGTTCTCGATCCCCGATCGTGCGGTGCTGCTGCTGGCGCCGCCGCTGGTGTGGGTCTCGCGCGTGTTCCGGCACATCATCTGGGCGCTGAACGGCATCGCCAACGGCGTGCTGCGGCTGTTCGGCGTCGAGCCGAAGAACGAGGCGGCGTCGACGTTCACGATCGAGGAGGTCGCGACGATCGTGGATCGCTCGCGTCGCGAGGGCGTGCTCTCGGATGCCTCCGGAGCGGTCGCCGCGGCCGTGGAGTTCACCGACAAGAAGGCGCGCGACATCGCCGTTCCCCTTGCCGAGCTGATCACGCTGCCCCAGACCGCCACCCCGGACGACGTCGAGAAGGCGGTCGCCCGCTACGGGTTCTCGCGCTACGTGATCGTGGACGCAGAGCAGAACCCGATCGGCTACGTGCACCTGAAGGATGTCCTGCGGGCATCAGAGGGCGCGGAGGCGACAGCCACCGTCGATCAGCCGCTGCCGGCCAAGCGCGTGCACCACATGGTGCCGGTGCACGAGGAGACCGACCTCGAGGACGCGCTCGCCGCGATGCGGCGCGCAGGACGTCACCTGGCGAAGGTGCGCGACCACAGCGGTGAGACCACCGCCGTGCTGTTCCTCGAGGACATCCTCGAAGAGCTCGTCGGCGAAGTGCAGGACGCCACGCGCCGCGGATATCCCGGACGGTGA
- a CDS encoding NADH:flavin oxidoreductase/NADH oxidase, giving the protein MSLLFSPLHLRARTFRNRLWVSPMCMYSAVRGMPQSWHRSHLPQFASGGAGLILAEATAVVPEGRISPRDTGLWTDEQRDAWAPIVEDVHDRGALIGVQLAHAGRKASTWWPWAEAQGSVPAAQGGWTTTAPSAIAFEGFAAPTALDTAGIAGVVAGFADATRRAVDAGFDVLEVHGAHGYLLHQFLSPLSNQRGDEYGGSLPNRARLLLQVLCAVRSAAGEDIPVFLRISATDHAEGGFTPEEAAQVGLWAIEAGADLVDVSSGGLVAHQRIDVHPGYQVPLAAAVRAGGRVRTGAVGMITSAAQAEEVLASGAADAVFAGREWLRDPHFALRAAHELGAAVDWPPQYLRARWRG; this is encoded by the coding sequence GTGAGTCTGCTCTTCTCCCCGCTGCACCTGCGTGCGCGCACCTTCCGCAACCGGCTGTGGGTGTCGCCGATGTGCATGTACAGCGCCGTCCGTGGCATGCCGCAGAGCTGGCATCGCAGTCATCTGCCGCAGTTCGCCTCAGGGGGCGCGGGACTGATCCTCGCCGAGGCGACGGCGGTCGTCCCCGAGGGGCGCATCTCACCGCGCGACACCGGGCTTTGGACCGATGAGCAGCGCGATGCCTGGGCGCCGATCGTCGAAGATGTGCATGACCGGGGTGCTCTGATCGGGGTTCAGCTCGCGCACGCAGGACGCAAGGCGTCGACGTGGTGGCCGTGGGCAGAAGCGCAGGGATCGGTCCCTGCCGCCCAGGGCGGCTGGACGACGACCGCACCGTCCGCGATCGCGTTCGAGGGGTTCGCTGCGCCGACCGCGCTGGACACCGCGGGGATCGCGGGCGTCGTCGCCGGTTTCGCTGACGCCACCAGGCGCGCGGTGGATGCCGGATTCGATGTGCTCGAAGTGCATGGCGCCCACGGGTATCTGCTGCACCAGTTCCTCTCGCCGCTGTCGAACCAGCGGGGCGATGAGTACGGCGGCTCTCTGCCGAACCGGGCCAGACTGCTGCTGCAGGTGCTGTGCGCAGTGCGGTCGGCGGCGGGCGAGGACATTCCGGTGTTCCTGCGGATCTCGGCGACGGACCACGCCGAGGGCGGTTTCACGCCCGAGGAGGCGGCGCAGGTCGGGCTGTGGGCGATCGAGGCGGGGGCTGACCTCGTCGATGTCTCCAGTGGCGGGCTCGTCGCCCACCAGCGCATCGACGTGCACCCTGGATATCAGGTGCCGCTCGCCGCCGCGGTGCGCGCCGGCGGCCGGGTGCGCACCGGTGCCGTCGGGATGATCACATCGGCGGCCCAGGCCGAGGAAGTACTCGCCTCAGGAGCAGCGGATGCTGTCTTCGCCGGTCGGGAATGGCTGCGCGACCCGCACTTCGCGCTGCGCGCGGCGCACGAACTGGGCGCGGCTGTCGACTGGCCGCCGCAGTACCTGCGGGCCCGCTGGCGCGGATGA
- a CDS encoding MFS transporter: MTPSKSSRGAAKRALLSLAIGSFGIGMTEFVVMGLLPDIAADLLPAMWAASPEDALSRTGWLISLYALGVVIGAPTIAGYAARFPRHRVMIVLAIALTAFNALTVVLPTFELVAASRFLAGLPHGAYFGIGALVAADVMGPGNRAKGVAFILTGLTLANVIGVPLGTFLGQQWGWRAAFAVVTLVFAVGTLCIALFVPPHPGSPGRTMREELGVFRVRQVWFTLGVGAIGFGGFFAVYSYIAPLVTGVAGSPEWVVPIVLVLMGIGMTAGNLVGGHLADIDLRRTLLWGLGAMAVVFVVLAALSFWIISLMALVLVVGAVSSVLSPTIQTRLMDVSGDNQSIAAALNHSALNVGNSLGAFLGGTVIALGWGFTAPAWVGAALAAAGLIIALASYRVEERSAPALETIAA, translated from the coding sequence GTGACTCCCTCGAAATCTTCGAGGGGTGCGGCGAAGAGGGCGCTCCTCTCTCTCGCCATCGGCAGCTTCGGAATCGGCATGACCGAGTTCGTCGTCATGGGCCTGTTGCCCGACATCGCCGCCGACCTGCTGCCCGCCATGTGGGCCGCGAGCCCGGAGGATGCCCTCAGCCGCACCGGCTGGCTGATCTCGCTGTACGCACTGGGCGTGGTCATCGGGGCTCCGACGATCGCCGGGTACGCCGCGCGCTTCCCGCGGCATCGCGTGATGATCGTGCTCGCCATCGCCCTGACGGCGTTCAACGCGCTCACCGTGGTGCTGCCGACGTTCGAGCTGGTGGCGGCTTCGCGGTTCCTCGCCGGGCTGCCGCACGGCGCCTATTTCGGGATCGGCGCGCTGGTCGCGGCGGACGTGATGGGTCCAGGCAACCGCGCGAAGGGCGTCGCGTTCATCCTCACCGGTCTCACCCTCGCCAATGTCATCGGCGTGCCATTGGGCACGTTCCTCGGTCAGCAGTGGGGATGGCGCGCCGCGTTCGCGGTCGTGACGCTGGTCTTCGCGGTGGGCACGCTCTGCATCGCCCTGTTCGTGCCGCCGCACCCCGGCTCGCCTGGTCGCACGATGCGCGAAGAGCTCGGTGTGTTCCGCGTCAGGCAGGTCTGGTTCACGCTCGGTGTCGGCGCCATCGGCTTCGGCGGATTCTTCGCCGTGTACAGCTACATCGCACCTCTCGTCACGGGGGTCGCGGGGTCGCCGGAGTGGGTCGTGCCGATCGTGCTCGTGCTGATGGGCATCGGCATGACGGCGGGCAACCTCGTCGGCGGGCACCTGGCAGACATCGACCTGCGTCGAACACTGCTGTGGGGCCTCGGCGCGATGGCGGTCGTCTTCGTCGTTCTTGCGGCGCTGTCGTTCTGGATCATCAGTCTCATGGCACTCGTGCTGGTGGTCGGCGCCGTGTCGTCGGTGCTCAGCCCCACGATCCAGACGCGGCTGATGGATGTCTCGGGCGACAATCAATCGATCGCGGCAGCCCTGAACCACTCGGCGCTGAATGTCGGCAACAGCCTCGGCGCGTTCCTCGGCGGGACTGTGATCGCGCTCGGCTGGGGCTTCACCGCACCGGCCTGGGTCGGCGCTGCTCTGGCCGCGGCGGGACTGATCATCGCGCTGGCGTCCTACCGCGTCGAGGAGCGCAGCGCTCCCGCTCTCGAGACCATCGCGGCATAG
- a CDS encoding cell wall-binding repeat-containing protein produces MRRFALVLALVGLLIPAAVATSPPAAAASVMSGRIEKVAVLFDEGPRLDIYGWSKDLRDIYTNNNLVRVTVTGPDGRPVATSFEQPLLSTQSFTNGVNDHRDKDPRFGNTVHHGFWTTADVSKPGTYTVCAKAAPGHPSPTAASWTSLGCSKATVPIRSIKGGLTSVGAHSGRSGLYIDGWAADSWDRTGVSAEIEVDWQGPAEVPGSARPVPGFYGMPATAEPSDALVAQHPGVVGLRGMTAVIDPAPPGRYTVCATFRDDSGLSVPQSCVTATVTAAYVTQDLVAPTGDTLAVGSKVSLTPASWAPADAKVVDRLVLGQPPLWTESVDLTHGVLATAAPGGALLVPPSVAGRRVCLVETATVAGGIPMSQYFCYRAIVDATVTRAAGADRYATAAAISRAAFPKTGPRTVYIASGTSFADALSAGPVVAKTGSSLLLTGATALPAATKAELLRLRPAKVVVVGGTGVVSNGVLSQLRALGPSVTRIGGADRYATSRAVIASAYGGGAGQRVLIATGRDFPDALSAVPAAQTLSAPVLLVDGKSRKADAATLAALKRLGTKRVTVLGGAGAVSTGVASSFGKGIAVDRVSGIDRYATSIAVSRLAAPGTAPHAYIAFGGAFPDALAAASLQKTAPGPLYLSSAECMPVATITDLVRTKAQKVTLLGGSGALSFDAPVACAP; encoded by the coding sequence ATGCGCCGATTTGCTCTCGTCCTTGCGCTAGTCGGGTTGCTGATCCCCGCAGCGGTCGCGACATCGCCCCCGGCGGCCGCCGCCTCCGTGATGAGCGGACGGATCGAGAAGGTGGCAGTGTTGTTCGACGAGGGACCGCGGCTCGACATCTACGGATGGTCCAAGGACCTGCGCGACATCTACACCAACAACAACCTCGTGCGTGTGACGGTCACTGGACCCGACGGTCGACCGGTGGCGACCTCCTTCGAGCAGCCTCTCCTGTCGACGCAGTCGTTCACGAACGGCGTGAATGACCATCGGGACAAGGATCCGAGGTTCGGCAACACGGTGCATCACGGATTCTGGACCACCGCAGACGTATCGAAGCCGGGCACTTACACGGTGTGCGCGAAGGCGGCGCCCGGGCACCCGTCGCCGACCGCCGCCAGCTGGACCAGCCTCGGCTGCAGCAAGGCCACGGTTCCGATCAGGAGTATCAAGGGCGGCCTCACGTCCGTCGGAGCCCACTCAGGCAGGTCCGGACTGTACATCGATGGATGGGCAGCGGACAGCTGGGATCGCACCGGGGTCAGCGCTGAGATCGAGGTCGACTGGCAGGGGCCCGCTGAGGTTCCCGGCAGCGCACGGCCAGTGCCGGGCTTCTACGGGATGCCGGCAACGGCCGAGCCGTCCGACGCGCTTGTCGCCCAGCACCCGGGCGTCGTTGGCCTGCGGGGGATGACAGCCGTCATCGACCCTGCGCCACCCGGCAGATACACCGTGTGCGCCACCTTCCGAGACGACAGCGGCTTGAGCGTTCCGCAGTCGTGCGTGACAGCGACTGTCACCGCCGCGTACGTAACCCAGGATCTGGTGGCACCGACGGGGGACACCCTGGCAGTCGGCAGTAAGGTGTCGCTGACACCCGCGTCGTGGGCGCCCGCAGATGCGAAGGTCGTCGACCGGCTCGTTCTGGGGCAGCCGCCGCTGTGGACGGAGAGCGTGGATCTGACGCATGGCGTGCTCGCCACCGCTGCGCCTGGTGGGGCACTGCTCGTTCCGCCATCGGTCGCGGGGCGCAGGGTCTGTCTCGTCGAGACCGCCACGGTGGCCGGTGGGATCCCGATGAGCCAGTACTTCTGCTATCGAGCGATTGTCGACGCCACCGTGACCAGAGCTGCCGGCGCCGACCGATACGCGACGGCGGCCGCGATCTCACGCGCGGCGTTCCCGAAAACCGGTCCACGAACGGTCTACATCGCCTCGGGAACCTCTTTCGCCGATGCGCTGTCGGCGGGACCCGTGGTCGCGAAGACCGGCTCTTCGCTGCTGCTCACCGGCGCGACGGCGCTGCCCGCAGCGACGAAGGCCGAGCTGCTCCGGCTGCGTCCGGCCAAGGTCGTCGTCGTCGGCGGCACGGGTGTCGTCTCGAACGGCGTGCTTTCGCAACTGCGAGCGCTGGGCCCGTCGGTGACTCGCATCGGCGGAGCGGACCGCTATGCGACGTCGCGGGCCGTCATCGCGTCGGCATATGGTGGCGGCGCCGGCCAGCGGGTGCTCATCGCGACCGGACGGGACTTTCCAGATGCGCTTTCAGCTGTTCCCGCGGCACAGACGCTTTCGGCGCCGGTCCTGCTCGTGGACGGCAAATCGCGCAAGGCCGATGCCGCTACACTCGCGGCGCTCAAGCGGCTCGGCACGAAACGCGTCACTGTCCTCGGTGGCGCCGGCGCTGTGTCAACGGGAGTCGCTTCTTCGTTCGGCAAGGGCATCGCCGTCGACCGAGTCTCCGGAATCGACCGATACGCGACGTCCATCGCTGTATCGCGCCTGGCAGCGCCAGGAACGGCCCCGCATGCCTACATCGCTTTCGGCGGAGCATTCCCGGATGCGCTCGCCGCGGCATCCCTGCAGAAGACGGCACCCGGTCCGCTCTACCTCTCGTCGGCCGAGTGCATGCCGGTTGCGACGATCACCGATCTGGTCCGCACCAAGGCGCAGAAGGTGACGCTTCTGGGTGGGAGCGGTGCGCTTTCCTTCGATGCACCTGTCGCCTGTGCGCCATGA
- a CDS encoding NUDIX hydrolase yields MSNPAQSTREQGIRVAGTAVVLRDGAAGLETLMLRRPPSGSFAGAWVFPGGRVDPADRVGVETESDAALRAAVRETSEEACIRVHSLVPLSLWVPPPEAPAKFRTWFFLAREQGDVVHANAGEIDAAEWMTPQSAFTAHAAGSLTLFPPTWVTLQGLLDYRSVDDAFAQIADVASFETRMLPTETGMRAVWAGDEDYPDAGGAAGSRHRLTMDALPWVYERR; encoded by the coding sequence GTGAGCAACCCCGCGCAGTCCACCCGAGAACAGGGCATCCGCGTCGCCGGCACCGCCGTCGTCCTGCGCGACGGCGCAGCGGGGCTCGAGACGCTGATGCTGCGCCGTCCGCCTTCCGGCTCCTTCGCCGGCGCCTGGGTGTTCCCCGGTGGCCGAGTCGACCCCGCCGACCGCGTCGGCGTCGAGACGGAGTCGGATGCTGCGCTGCGCGCCGCCGTGCGCGAGACGTCCGAAGAAGCCTGCATCCGGGTGCATTCACTCGTGCCGCTGTCACTCTGGGTGCCGCCACCGGAGGCACCGGCGAAGTTCCGCACCTGGTTCTTCCTTGCCAGGGAGCAGGGCGATGTGGTGCACGCCAATGCCGGGGAGATCGACGCGGCGGAATGGATGACGCCGCAGTCGGCGTTCACGGCGCACGCCGCCGGCTCGCTCACCCTGTTCCCACCGACCTGGGTGACCCTGCAAGGGCTGCTCGATTACCGCAGCGTCGACGATGCCTTCGCCCAGATCGCTGATGTGGCCTCGTTCGAGACGCGGATGCTGCCTACCGAGACCGGCATGCGAGCGGTGTGGGCAGGGGACGAGGACTACCCGGATGCGGGCGGCGCTGCCGGCTCGCGGCACAGGCTCACGATGGACGCATTGCCCTGGGTGTACGAGCGCCGCTGA